The DNA window CCGGCAATCCGTGCGCCCGGCGTGCCATCAGGCAATCGTCGTCACCAGGCATGCAGGCGCGGCAGACATCCGGGCGGACGTCATAGATGCCGCAAGCAGTCGACTTGCCGATCTCGCCGGACAGCGCCGAGCAGCGCACGCCCTCGCAACGCATGCCGGACAGATTGGCCGCTATATATTTTTCCGGGATGCGGTCGAGCTGCGCATCATCCTCGGTGGAAAAGCGCGGCCACTCGGCCGAATAGGAACAGCAGGCGCCGCAGCTCTGGCAGTCGAACGGAGCAGCGGTGCTGCGTTGCGACGCCAAAAGGCTTGCGGCAGTCACCAAGGCAGACAGCCCTGGCGCGGCAGGATTGCGATCGGCGTCATTCGGCAAGGCGCTATTTCTTCTTGCCCGTCTTGCGCGACGAGGCTTCGGTCGGCGACTTGAAGAGATCGGTCGCGGTCTCGGCAGCCCCATCGCCTTTCGGCGCGGCAGCCGGCTTGGCCGGCTTTGCGGCGGCGGCCGGGGCTGCCGGCTGGTCCTTGGCGGAGAATTTTATGGCCATGTCAGTCCTCGTCGACGAAGCGCGATGATGGTGCGCGCGGATTGCGCAGGCGGCCGATCAGCGCCGAAACCGCCGTGATGTTCATTTCCTCGGGCGACCAGTTTCTGACTTCCGCGATGTGGTGGACTGCCAGCTCACGATGCGTGCTGCCACTGTAGGCGGCATCCTGATGGGTCACGCGCTCATGCGTCTTGGCATCTTCGCGGACATATTCGATCAGGTAGTTCGGGCATTCGGCGCGACCGCGCACACCAAGCCGCACCTGGGCATCGCCATGGGCGCGTTTGCAGCGCTCCAGCTTCTCCAGCACCCGGCGCACATATTCCACCGGCTTGTTGAGGCCTTCGACCACGTCGGCGATCGTCGAGTCGGCGGCGATCAGTTTCGGAGGCACGCGCTTGGTAGCCATCAGCGTCTTCCGGCCCGCTTCGGCAAAGCGGCGAGCGCCGCGGCGGCGGCCAACTCGTCGGCCTCCTTCTCCAGGCGCTGTTCGCGCAGGCGCGCGGTCTTGGCTTCCCGCGCCTCGCTGACGGCATCGCGCTCGGAATTGATGCGGTTGAGGGACATCGACTGGGTTTGCGTCTTGCTGAACAAGGACACGGCCTGTTCGACTGTCTTCGAATGAGCGGTCAAAATCTTTCTCCTGTCAGGAGCCTGTGCCGATGGAGCGAAACCGGGTCTTCGGTCAGGACCACGCACAAAGCAATACGGCAGCGGATTCAAATTGCTGGAGCGTCCCTTAGCACGTCCAGGCCGACGCGCAGCGCACTTTCGGCGACAAGACGCGCAAAATGAAAAAGGCCAGGCACCGCCTGACCTTCCGTAAGAGAACGCCGTGCATCCAGACGGATGCACAAGGCACGCTCCTCTCATGCGCATGACATGCCGTGGAAACTCAGGTCTCCGCGGCCATGCGCCCGAATTCGCCACTCACCGGTGCCAGTACATCCGTGGTCACCGGGAGAGCTGAATTCTGTTTTCAGGCCGCCTTCAACTGGTCGGCGGACATCTTGCCCGACTTGTTGTCGCGGACCATCTCGTAGCCGAGCTTCTGGCCCTCGACGATGTCGCGCATACCGGCGCGCTCTACGGCCGAGATGTGAACAAAAACGTCGGCCGAGCCGTCGTCAGGCTGAATAAAACCAAAACCTTTGGTGGCGTTGAACCATTTAACTGTGCCGGTGCTCATGACGAACCCTTTCCATGGCAAATATTCGTTCGACGCCATGCGGATGCACAACGTCGTTTGTCCCGATTTTTGATGTGGGAAGTTCGTCAAAGGCGCGCTCGAAAGCGCGGATAACAAAAGTCAGTCAAACAAATATCGACGAAATGCTTCTAGGCTTCTTTTGGCGCGCTGTCAAATCTGCATCCCCCGCACCCGCGGAATTCTCGCAAAACCGCTGGCCAAAACACCTGGCACAACGGCAAACCGGACGCCAAACAGCGCGCTTGCGCCAACTCGAAAAAAATTTAGCGGCATCCGGAACCATCCGCGCAAACGCGCATTTATTTCGTGTCATCAGCAGTTCGTGAGAGCAATCGAAAGAAAGGTTGATGGCAAAGACGCCCCCCGCACGATAAAAGGTGCGAGGGGCGTTTTCGTTTGGATCCACCTATTCGTCCGGGCCGGGTTCCGGCCACGTCTCCCCTGGCCGCTTCCGCATACCAATGGCGCATCGCCGGGGTCGATAACACGGCATCGACATAGGCTCGCGTATCCGGCGCAAGCGTGCCGCCATAGGTGTCGAAGCGGGTCACGACCGGTGCATACATGGCGTCGGCCGCGGTGAAATGGCCGAACAGGAAGGGGCCGCCCTTGCCGTATCTTTCCCGGCATTCGCGCCACAAGGCCTCGATGCGCTCGCGTTGCGCCTCGCCTTCGGCGTCGAGCGGCTTGTGGCCCTTCGGCCGGCGCAAATTCATCGGCCAGCCATAGCGGACCTCGCGGAAGCCGGAATGCATCTCGGTCGCCGCCGAGCGCGCCAGCGCACGGGCGTCGATATCGGCCGGCCAGAGTTTTTTGTCCGGGAACAGGTCAGCGAGATATTCAAGAATAGCAAGGGTTTCCCAGATGATTTTGCCATTGTGATTCAAGACGGGCACCTGGCCGGTCGGCGACACTTTCGCCAGGTTTGCAAAGGTCTCGGGCGTGCGCAGCCGCACGAAGCCCTCCTCGAACGGAATTTCCAGATGCCTCATCGCCACCCATGGCCGGAGCGACCATGAGGAGAAGCATTTGTTGCCGATGAAGAGTGTGAATTCAGCCATTTTTCTCCCCGCATGCACGATCACCTGGAATTCCTTGGTCGGCGCGTGTGCACAGCCTAGCCCGCCAACCTTGCCGCGGGAGGCGGTTGCGCGACCTGATCTGCTGCCCGGGCGACGCCTGGAACCTAACCGACGCCGGCTCGTTAGCCTCCCGCGGATGAATTCCCCCGAATTCAAAACTCCAGGAGATGCGAAAAATGGTGAACAAGGATCAGGTCGCGGGCGTGGCCAAGCAGGTCAAGGGCTCGATCAAGGAAGCCGCCGGCAAGGCAACCGGCAACAGGCAGACCCAGGCTGAAGGCACGGCCGACAGGATCGCCGGCAAGGTGCAGAAGGCCTATGGCGACGTGAAGGACAAGGTCAAGAAGGCGCTCTGATCCAACATCGAGAACGCTCTTTTATTGGGGAAAGGCGGTCGCGAGGGCCGCCTTTTTCATGTGCCCCAGCCCTTGCTGAAAGCATTGGTGAAGGCGACCTCGCCATGATCGCCGGTCGCCTCGCCCAGCACCACGTCCATGCCGTCGCTGGTCACCCTGGCAAGCGCGAAACCTCCCATATAGGCAGCCTTCGGCTTGAACAGATCGAGCCCGTCACGGCGATAGATCAGCGGCGTTTCGTGCTGGTGGCCGTGGAAAATGGCGACGACATTGTAGCCCTTGAGCGCCGCCAGCAGCGCCTGCCGGTCGGCCTCGCTCCACCAATGCGGCGCGCCAGCGCCGTCATCGTCGTAGTGCCTTTTGGTGGCATCCCAGCGTTCTATCGAGAAAATGTCCCAGCCATAGTGCTGGAACAGAATGACCGGACGACCATCCGCCGCATAGGTCGCCAGATCCTGCTTCAGCCATGGCAGGCTGCTCTCGGCGCCATGGCCGGTGTCGCCGGCGAAACGATGCGTCTGGACCAGATGCAGGCCGCCCCAGTCCCAGGAATAGCAGTCGGTGTCGACATCATAGTCGGTGGCCGGCACTGGCGGCTTGAAGAACACGCCGGCGCGATGGTTGACCTCGACATAGTCGCGCAGTTCGCGCCGATACCAGTCGGCATGGTGCGGTGGCCCGTTCTGGTCGAGATCATGGTTGCCGAGCCCGACATAGACCGGCATGTGTACGCGATCCGGGCCGACGCCCTGGCTGTAGCGCTGGCTGAACTGGAGCAGCTGGGTGCCCTCGCTCGGCTGGGTGATCTGGCCGCCGCCATCGTCGGTCATGTCACCGCCGACGACGAGGCCGAGCGGCGCGGCGATGCGGCTGCCCGCCGAGCGCAGGCCGGTGGCGACGCCGTCGATCTCGGCCGGCCAGTCCTTGTCGCCGAGACCGTTGAGCGCTGCAACGTTGCGCAGCAGCGCGGCGTCGGTCTTGCCTTCCTGCAGGCAGTTGGGGCTCAACCCGTTCGCCATGCGGCAGGCATGGACATCGGCGATGAACAGGAAGGTGGCGTCGATGGACTGGACGCGCTGGCCGGTCTGGCTGAATGCCGGACGCGACAACGCGCCGGCCGCGGCAAATCCTGCCATCTGCTTCAGCAGGCTGCGCCGGGAAATCGAGGGGATCGGCAAGCGAGTCATCATGCGCGAAATTCAGCACAGGCGGCCCCCTGCCGTCCAGTTGCCTTCACCACGCATCGACACCGCCGCCGCTCGCTCGGTAGCGCCGCAACGTCAAAGCGGCCGCGTCGAAATCCCTCGTCGCTGCGGTATCAAAGGGTTCTTGGTCGTGGCAGCACCCTGCGGCGGCGCCTGGCTGCCAATCCGCCCTGCGAAGGCGAGAGCGCGCTCCGCTCCAGTCCCGCCAGGCAATCCCGCAGCACGCTCGCATCCTGCGCCGTCTTGGCCATCGACATCGCCCCGGAATAGGTGGCGACCGTCAGCGCGGCGAAACGCTCGGGATCCGTGCCCTCCTCCCTGCCCGCCTGCTGGTCGGCTCGCAGCTTGTCGGAGATCGCTCGCCGCCACCCGGCAAAAATACCGGCAAGGGCAATCCGGAAATCCGGATCGGCAAGCGACAGTTCGTGCGCCAGATTGTTGAGCGGGCAGCCGCGCACGAAACCCTGCTGCTCCAGTTCCGCCGCCACGGCCTCGAACACCGCGCGCACGCCTTCGCGTGCAGTGCTCGCCGCCAGCACTGGCGCGATCCATGTCTCTTCGACCGCCGCCGCCACACGCTCGTCGATCACCGCCAGCGCCAGCGCCTTCTTGGTCGGGAAATGGTGGTGCAGCGCGCCACCGCTGACGCAAGCCGCCGCCATCAGGTCGCCGATGCTGGAGGCGTGATAGCCGCGCGCCTGGAACGCGTCCTCGGCGACATCGAGCACTTTTTTGCGCATGCCCTCAGGGTCGTTGATGCGTTTTCCTGGACGCGGTTTTGGCTGGACGATCATCTCTGCTGACATTGCCGAACTTTAGCATATTGACAAAACAGGACAACCGGTCTGTTTTATAAACAGGATGACTGCCCTGTTTTGCGGAGAGACGGATGAACATGCCCCTGAATGCCACGCTGAAACCCACGCTGCTCGCCTCGCCTGTGGTCGAGCTTCGGCAATACACATTGAAGGCCGGCCGGCGCGACACGCTCATCGATATCTTCGACAGCAGATTGATCGAGGGCCAGGAAGGCACCGGCATGACCATCATCGGCCAGTTCCGGGACCTCGACCGGCCGGACATGTTCGTCTGGATGCGCGGCTTCGACGGCATGGATGCGCGGAAAAATGCTCTCGCCGATTTCTATGGCGGCCCGGTCTGGGCGGCGAACCGCGATGCGGCCAACGCGACAATGATCGATTCCGACGACGTGCTGCTGCTCAAGCCGGCGTGGCCGGATGCCGGCTTCGACCTAGCGGGCGCGCAGCGGCCAAGCCTGGCCGCCGACGAAAAGCCCATTCAAAACAGACCGCTGACCGGCATCGTTGTCATCGAGATTCATCATTTGCAGCCCGGCACGGAGGCAGATTTCGCCACTCGCTTCGAGATTGAGACGGCGTGCCTGATGACGGCCGACGCACGCCTGCTCGCCGCTTTCGTTACGGAACATGCCGAAAACAGTTTTCCGCGCCTGCCGGTACGGGCTGATGAAAACGTCTTCATCAGCATCACGGGTTTTGCCAGCGCAGAGGCACATGCCCGCCACAAGGCCACCCTCGTCGCTTCACCGGCATGGCAGGCCTTTTGGCAGGCCGCGCAGCGCGGCCTGACCAAACCAACGGAGACTTTGCGGCTGTCGCCCACGTCGCAATCGCTGGCCGGGCGTTAAGCCTCAAATGCCTTGATGATGGCCTTGGCAACAAGGGCCGGATCTTCCCAATGCGGGTTGTGGCCACAGCTCTCGGCGCGGACGAAGACGGCTTCGGGAAGAGCGGACTGCAACGCCTGCTGGTGCGCCTCGCCGAACAGCGGGTCGCACGCGCCGGCGATGATCAGCGTCTGGGCCTGCGCGGCTCGTGCCGCGTCGGTCAGATCGGCACGGCGGATTTCCTCGAGAATCGCGCGCCAGCGCGATGACGGCATTGCCGAGGCGTCTTTTGCCAGGCCAGCGAGAAAGGCTGGGGGCACGCCGGGCCGGCAGGCATGCCACCAGGCATAGAACGGATCGGCCGGCGATATCGGATCGCGCAAGGCCAGAACGCCCGTGACCAGCGGGTGGTCCGGCGCGAAGTCGGGCTTCAACGTGCCGGCCAGGACCACCAGGCCGCCGATCAGCTCCCTGTGTAGCCCGGCCAATGCGATCGCCACCATGGCGCCCAGCGAATGGCCGACGACGACCGGCCGGTCGAGCCGCAAGCGCAGAATCAGCCCGGCAATATCGTCGGCGAAATCGGCGATGCCGCAGCCCTTGCCCGCTTGCGAGGCGCCATGGCCGCGCAGATCCGGCATGATCAGCCGGCGGCCGGCCAGATGCGGCGCCAAAAGCGAAAAGCTGCGGCTGGTGTCGGTGAAGCCGTGCACCAACAACAGCGCCGGTTCGGCGCCTGATATCTCGACATAGGCAATGTCGAGATCGCCCACAGTGACGAACTGCTTGCGGCCGGCCCAGGCGTCCTGGTCAGACAAAGCATCCAGCATCGCCGCTCTCACAGGCCGAGCTTCTCCTTGACCGCGGCAAGGCCGGGTTGGCCGTCGAAGGTGGTGACGCCGGCGAGCCAGGCGTCGAGGCGGCTTTTGTTCGCCGTGATTGCCTTCAGCGCCCCGTCTTCCGGCTTCATGCCGTCATTGATCAGATAGCCCATGCCGACATTCTCGAAATCGATGTCGAAGGCGAGGTTCTTCAAGAACTGCGCGACATTGGGACACTGATCGAGATAACCCTTGCGAACCTGCGTCGTCACCGTCGCGGCGCCGAAGTTCGGGCCGAAGAACTTGTCGCCACCGGTCAAATACTTGAAGTCGTACATCGTGTTCATCGGATGCGGCGCCCAGCCCTGGAAGACGATAAACTGCTTTTCCTTGATCTCGTAGCCGACCTCGGAAAGCATGCCGGCTTCGCTGGATTCGACCACTTGCCAGCCGTCCAGGCCAAAGATGGGATCGGCGATGGCGTCCATCATCAACTGGTTGGAACCGGGCTCGATGCCGTACATTTTCTTGCCGAACTTGTCAGCGAATTTGTGCAGGTCAGCGATGTCCTTGACGCCGGCCTCCCAGACATAGGTCGGCACGGCGAAGGTGTATTTGGCGCCTACGAGATTGACGCGCACATTCTCGACCGAGCCGTCCTTCTTGTAGGGCTCGTAGTAGGTGACCATGGCCGGGTCCCAGTAGCCCAGGAACAGGTCGAGATCCCTGTTCTTCATGCCCTCGTAGATGACGTTGATGCCAAGAACCTGGCTTTGCGGCTGATAGCCGAGCGCCTGCAGCAGGACGTTGGCGACCCCGGTGGTGAAGGCAAGATCATTCCAGCCGGGCTCAGCCATGCGGACAGTGCTGCACTGCTCGGCATCGGCCGCCTGGGCCGCATTCGAGGCCAATATCAGCGCGGCAAGACAGACGCCATTTGCAAGGATGCGCAACATTTCGGTTCTCCTCATTGTGATCAAATTGACCAATTGGTCTTTTTATTGTCCCATGGGTCAATGATTGATCTGAGCGGGCGAAAATGTCAACGTGGATTCGCCATGCATGGACCGACCCCGTGAAACTCAAGCGTCTCAGCGAGATACGCCGCAAGGAACTGCGGCAGGCGGCCTTCGCGGTGCTGGAGCGCGAAGGCATTGCCGGCGCCACACTGGAAAAGGTGGCGGCCCAGGCCGGCGCGTCCAAGGGCATCGTGCTGCATTATTTCCGCAACAAGCAGGAATTGTTCGAGCACGCGATGCGCGAGGCCAACGCCGTCCTGTGCCAGGCGGTGATCGCGCGGCTCCGCCGGGCGCATACCCCCATGGAGCGCATGGATGCGGTGATCGAGGGCAATTTCGAGGAGCATCTGTTCCAGCCGCCTCTGTGCCATGCCTGGCTGTCGCTCTGCGCCGAGGTGCCGCGCGACGAGAAGATGGCCCGTATCCAGAGGGTGATCCATGCACGCATGCGCTCGAACCTGTTGTCGGGCCTGCGCGGCCTCGCCTCGCCGGCCGATGCCGACGACATCGCCCTTGGTGTCACCGCGCTGATCGACGGGCTTTGGCTGCGGCTCGGCCTGCAGCCGGGCAGCGTCTCGCGCGAACAGGCGGTCCGCCAGGTCAAGAATTATGTCGCGGGCCGGCTGGCCCTGCGGGAGCTTGCGACCGCCGGCGCGTAAACCGGCCTCGGCTAGCCAGCGCAGGCAGCGGTCGAAGTTCATACCGGGGGATAGGCCGACGGCTTGACCACGGCCACCACTATACGGTGCTCTCGACGAGGCAGAAATCCCTCGGAGCGTCCCATGAGACTTCACGACAAGCGCGCGCTGGTTACCGGTGGGTCGGACGGTATCGGCCTGGCGGTCGCCGAGGCCTTTTTGCGCGAGGGTGCGGACGTCCTGATCGTCGGCCGCGACACCAAGAAGCTCGACGACGCACGCGAGCGCCTCGGCGGCACTATCGAGACGCTGTCGGCCGATCTTGCCACATCGGCCGGCATCGCGGCCGTCGTCGAGCACGTCAAAAAACCCGGCAGGCCGCTTGATATCCTCGTCAACAATGCAGGCGTGGCTTTCCTGGTGCCGTTCGAAACCGTCAGCGAGGCGCAGTTCCAGCAATCCTTCGCGCTCAATGTGACGGCGGTGTTCTTCCTCACCCAGGGCCTGCTGCCGCATCTGGCTGCCGGCGCGTCGGTGATCAACATCTCGTCCTATTTCGCCAACAAGATGATCCCGAAGCGACCGTCGAGCCTCTACTCGCTGTCGAAGGGCGCGTTGAACTCGCTGACCAAATCGCTGGCCTTCGAACTCGGCCCGCGCGGCATCCGCGTCAACGCCATCGCGCCCGGCACGGTCGACACCGCGATGCGGCGCAAGACCGTCGACAATTTGTCGGCCGAGGCAAAGGCCGAGCTGAAAGCCTATGTCGAGCGCAGCTATCCGCTCGGCAGAATCGGCCGCCCCGACGATCTGGCCGGTATCGCGGTCTATCTAGCCAGCGACGAGGCCGCCTGGACCAGCGGCGGCATTCTTTCCGTGGACGGCGGCTATACGGCCGGGTGAGAAGCGCGCGCTTCTTCGCTTCCTAGCGCTCAACCACTACTCGACGGAATTTTTTCGGCTTTTGCAAGGCAATTAACCATCGAACTAAACTACTCATCTTTTCTATGACTTCATAAAAGTATTTTTACTGACTTTTTACTTTACCGATGGAGACTGCGCCCATTGACGGCGGGGCATCAATGAATTTCTTGTTTGGATTTTCTGGTCGTATCGGGCGCCAGCAATGGTGGTTAGCCTCGTTCGCGATCGTCCTGGTGTGGGTGTTGGTCGTGGTGGGATTCGTCATCATCATGGCGGTGGTTGACCCGTCCAGCGAGCACGAGCCTGGAGAGCTATCCCACGGCGGGCTGAGCGTTGGCGTCGCATTATTCGCTGGCATCATACTTTCTTGCTGGATCAAGGTCGCAGCGATTATCAAGCGCTACCATGATCTGAATAAGCCGGGGGTCTGGCTTCTGTTGACCTTCGTCCCCATTATCGGCCCGATCTGGGTGACCATCGAATGCGGGTTTTTCGCGGGTTCATCTGGCGATAACGACTATGGCCCGCCACCCGGCACAAGCGGTCGTGCAGCTTTTGTGAGCGATGTCGATGCCCATATTTCACGCATGAAGGCCGAGCGCTCAATCCAGCAGCGACCGCTATCCGGCAGTGTGGATATAGCATCGCCGGCACCGCAAACGAGGAGCCAACCAAATCCAACCGGATTTGGCCGCCGCGGCCTCTAAGCCCACGGAAGAAGCCCTGACCGCACCGAAGCAGGAAACCTGCCGGCTGCATTCCTGAGCAGCCTTGCTTCAACCGATTTGCATCCTCACCGCCCGCAATCTCCGCTTGAAGCCGTTTGTGCAACGCGATACGCCGTTGCCGACTTCGACAAGGAGAGACCCGTGACCGCTGCAAAGACCAGAACCGAAACCGACACGTTCGGCCCCATCGAAGTCGCCGCCGATCGCTATTGGGGCGCGCAGGCGCAGCGTTCCCTTGGCAATTTCAAGATCGGCTGGGAAAAGCAGCCGGCGTCGATCGTGCGCGCGCTGGGCATCGTCAAGCGGGCGGCGGCGGAAGCCAACATGGAGCTCAAGCGGCTCGACCCGGCGATCGGCAAGACGATTGTCGAGGCGGCACAAGAGGTCATCGACGGCAAGCTCGACGACCATTTCCCGCTGGTGGTCTGGCAGACCGGCTCGGGCACGCAATCCAACATGAACGCCAACGAGGTGATCTCCAACCGGGCGATTGAGATGCTGGGCGGCGTCATGGGCTCCAAGAAGCCGGTGCATCCCAACGACCACGTCAATATGAGCCAGTCGTCGAACGACACCTACCCGACGGCCATGCACATCGCCTGCGCCGAGCGCATCGTGCACGACCTCTTGCCGGCGCTGAAACACCTGCACAAGGCACTCGAGGCCAAGACCAAGGCCTTCGCACACATCATCAAGATCGGCCGCACGCACACGCAGGATGCCACCCCCTGACCCTCGGCCAGGAATTCTCGGGCTATGCCGCCCAGGTCGCCTCGTCGATCAAGCGCATCGAGCTGACGCTGCCCGGCCTGCAGGAACTGGCGCAGGGCGGCACCGCCGTCGGCACCGGCCTCAACGCGCCGGTCGGCTTCGCCGAACGAGTCGCGGATCGCATCGCCACGATTACCGGCATTGCCTTCGTCACCGCGCCGAACAAGTTCGAGGCGCTGGCGGCCCATGATTCCATGGTGTTTTCGCACGGCGCCATCAATGCGGCGGCAGCCGCGCTGTTCAAGATCGCCAACGATATCCGCTTCCTCGGCTCCGGCCCGCGTTCGGGCCTCGGCGAACTGTCGCTGCCGGAAAACGAGCCGGGCTCGTCGATCATGCCGGGCAAGGTCAATCCGACCCAGTGCGAGGCGATGACGCAGGTCTGCGTGCAGGTGTTCGGCAACAATGCGGCCCTCACCTTCGCCGGCAGCCAGGGCCATTTCGAGCTCAACGTCTACAACCCGCTAATGGCCTACAACTTCCTGCAGTCGGTGCAGTTGCTCTCCGACGCCTCGGTCTCCTTCACCGACAATTGCGTCGTCGGCATCGAAGCGCGGGAAGACAACATCAAGGCCGCCCTCGACCGCTCGCTGATGCTGGTGACGGCGCTGGCGCCGACAATTGGCTACGACAATGCCGCCAAGATCGCCAAGACCGCGCACAAGAAGGGCACCACGCTGCGCGAGGAAGCGCTCGCCACCGGGCTGGTCAGTGAAGCCGATTATGACCGGCTGGTGCGGCCGGAGGACATGACGCATCCGGGGTAAATATTTTTTGGCGGGAGAATTTCCTTACTTCGCGACCTGACCCGACGCGAATTTTGCGTCAGTCGCCCGATCACGGAAATGTAAG is part of the Mesorhizobium loti genome and encodes:
- a CDS encoding YkgJ family cysteine cluster protein codes for the protein MTAASLLASQRSTAAPFDCQSCGACCSYSAEWPRFSTEDDAQLDRIPEKYIAANLSGMRCEGVRCSALSGEIGKSTACGIYDVRPDVCRACMPGDDDCLMARRAHGLPV
- a CDS encoding cold-shock protein, whose translation is MSTGTVKWFNATKGFGFIQPDDGSADVFVHISAVERAGMRDIVEGQKLGYEMVRDNKSGKMSADQLKAA
- a CDS encoding glutathione S-transferase family protein produces the protein MAEFTLFIGNKCFSSWSLRPWVAMRHLEIPFEEGFVRLRTPETFANLAKVSPTGQVPVLNHNGKIIWETLAILEYLADLFPDKKLWPADIDARALARSAATEMHSGFREVRYGWPMNLRRPKGHKPLDAEGEAQRERIEALWRECRERYGKGGPFLFGHFTAADAMYAPVVTRFDTYGGTLAPDTRAYVDAVLSTPAMRHWYAEAARGDVAGTRPGRIGGSKRKRPSHLLSCGGRLCHQPFFRLLSRTADDTK
- a CDS encoding CsbD family protein, whose amino-acid sequence is MRKMVNKDQVAGVAKQVKGSIKEAAGKATGNRQTQAEGTADRIAGKVQKAYGDVKDKVKKAL
- a CDS encoding metallophosphoesterase, whose amino-acid sequence is MMTRLPIPSISRRSLLKQMAGFAAAGALSRPAFSQTGQRVQSIDATFLFIADVHACRMANGLSPNCLQEGKTDAALLRNVAALNGLGDKDWPAEIDGVATGLRSAGSRIAAPLGLVVGGDMTDDGGGQITQPSEGTQLLQFSQRYSQGVGPDRVHMPVYVGLGNHDLDQNGPPHHADWYRRELRDYVEVNHRAGVFFKPPVPATDYDVDTDCYSWDWGGLHLVQTHRFAGDTGHGAESSLPWLKQDLATYAADGRPVILFQHYGWDIFSIERWDATKRHYDDDGAGAPHWWSEADRQALLAALKGYNVVAIFHGHQHETPLIYRRDGLDLFKPKAAYMGGFALARVTSDGMDVVLGEATGDHGEVAFTNAFSKGWGT
- a CDS encoding TetR/AcrR family transcriptional regulator, which encodes MIVQPKPRPGKRINDPEGMRKKVLDVAEDAFQARGYHASSIGDLMAAACVSGGALHHHFPTKKALALAVIDERVAAAVEETWIAPVLAASTAREGVRAVFEAVAAELEQQGFVRGCPLNNLAHELSLADPDFRIALAGIFAGWRRAISDKLRADQQAGREEGTDPERFAALTVATYSGAMSMAKTAQDASVLRDCLAGLERSALSPSQGGLAARRRRRVLPRPRTL
- a CDS encoding NIPSNAP family protein; this encodes MNMPLNATLKPTLLASPVVELRQYTLKAGRRDTLIDIFDSRLIEGQEGTGMTIIGQFRDLDRPDMFVWMRGFDGMDARKNALADFYGGPVWAANRDAANATMIDSDDVLLLKPAWPDAGFDLAGAQRPSLAADEKPIQNRPLTGIVVIEIHHLQPGTEADFATRFEIETACLMTADARLLAAFVTEHAENSFPRLPVRADENVFISITGFASAEAHARHKATLVASPAWQAFWQAAQRGLTKPTETLRLSPTSQSLAGR
- a CDS encoding alpha/beta hydrolase, whose product is MLDALSDQDAWAGRKQFVTVGDLDIAYVEISGAEPALLLVHGFTDTSRSFSLLAPHLAGRRLIMPDLRGHGASQAGKGCGIADFADDIAGLILRLRLDRPVVVGHSLGAMVAIALAGLHRELIGGLVVLAGTLKPDFAPDHPLVTGVLALRDPISPADPFYAWWHACRPGVPPAFLAGLAKDASAMPSSRWRAILEEIRRADLTDAARAAQAQTLIIAGACDPLFGEAHQQALQSALPEAVFVRAESCGHNPHWEDPALVAKAIIKAFEA
- the choX gene encoding choline ABC transporter substrate-binding protein — translated: MLRILANGVCLAALILASNAAQAADAEQCSTVRMAEPGWNDLAFTTGVANVLLQALGYQPQSQVLGINVIYEGMKNRDLDLFLGYWDPAMVTYYEPYKKDGSVENVRVNLVGAKYTFAVPTYVWEAGVKDIADLHKFADKFGKKMYGIEPGSNQLMMDAIADPIFGLDGWQVVESSEAGMLSEVGYEIKEKQFIVFQGWAPHPMNTMYDFKYLTGGDKFFGPNFGAATVTTQVRKGYLDQCPNVAQFLKNLAFDIDFENVGMGYLINDGMKPEDGALKAITANKSRLDAWLAGVTTFDGQPGLAAVKEKLGL
- the betI gene encoding transcriptional regulator BetI, which gives rise to MSTWIRHAWTDPVKLKRLSEIRRKELRQAAFAVLEREGIAGATLEKVAAQAGASKGIVLHYFRNKQELFEHAMREANAVLCQAVIARLRRAHTPMERMDAVIEGNFEEHLFQPPLCHAWLSLCAEVPRDEKMARIQRVIHARMRSNLLSGLRGLASPADADDIALGVTALIDGLWLRLGLQPGSVSREQAVRQVKNYVAGRLALRELATAGA
- a CDS encoding glucose 1-dehydrogenase, with amino-acid sequence MRLHDKRALVTGGSDGIGLAVAEAFLREGADVLIVGRDTKKLDDARERLGGTIETLSADLATSAGIAAVVEHVKKPGRPLDILVNNAGVAFLVPFETVSEAQFQQSFALNVTAVFFLTQGLLPHLAAGASVINISSYFANKMIPKRPSSLYSLSKGALNSLTKSLAFELGPRGIRVNAIAPGTVDTAMRRKTVDNLSAEAKAELKAYVERSYPLGRIGRPDDLAGIAVYLASDEAAWTSGGILSVDGGYTAG
- a CDS encoding DUF805 domain-containing protein, coding for MNFLFGFSGRIGRQQWWLASFAIVLVWVLVVVGFVIIMAVVDPSSEHEPGELSHGGLSVGVALFAGIILSCWIKVAAIIKRYHDLNKPGVWLLLTFVPIIGPIWVTIECGFFAGSSGDNDYGPPPGTSGRAAFVSDVDAHISRMKAERSIQQRPLSGSVDIASPAPQTRSQPNPTGFGRRGL